One window from the genome of Mucilaginibacter ginsenosidivorans encodes:
- a CDS encoding relaxase/mobilization nuclease domain-containing protein, giving the protein MVAKITTGKTIRGILNYNENKVKESQAQCIGAGSYGIEHEELSFYQKLNRLENLQEKNSRVKTNSVHISLNFDPSEKLNKPLLAEIASRYMEKIGFGNQPYLVYEHRDAGHPHVHILTTNVQENGKAISLHNIGRGRSELARKELEIEYGLIQAESRSQKQMQGLKPFQIEKLQYGQTETKRAITNIVNTIVRQYNFTSLTEFNAVLKQYNVIADRGYEHTRMYQGKGLVYSAVDDQGKKLGVSIKASAIYNKPTLNNLEKRFLKNEQGRKLYKEMLKERIDKVLNSSPKLSRNDLEHLLKNENIKVLFRENQQGKIYGITYIDQYKKSVFNGSDLGKAYAANAITERLVTIDQLKHQQVMQNQNRQTQLTGPITQQGEHTNLNQRILEDLLQSRRLDNYVPGQLPKKQKRKKKRGQQQRF; this is encoded by the coding sequence ATGGTTGCAAAAATAACGACCGGCAAGACGATCCGGGGTATCCTGAACTACAACGAAAACAAAGTGAAGGAGAGCCAGGCGCAATGCATAGGGGCAGGTAGTTATGGCATTGAACATGAAGAGCTAAGTTTTTACCAGAAGCTGAACCGCCTGGAGAACTTGCAGGAAAAGAACAGTAGGGTAAAAACGAATTCCGTACATATCTCGCTCAACTTTGATCCATCCGAAAAATTAAACAAACCACTACTCGCTGAGATTGCCAGTCGATATATGGAAAAGATCGGCTTCGGCAATCAACCGTACCTGGTTTACGAACACCGGGATGCGGGGCACCCTCACGTGCACATCTTGACGACAAATGTGCAGGAGAACGGTAAAGCGATCAGCCTGCATAATATCGGAAGGGGGCGGTCAGAACTGGCAAGAAAAGAACTGGAGATAGAATACGGCCTTATACAGGCCGAAAGCCGTTCCCAAAAGCAGATGCAAGGCCTCAAACCTTTTCAGATTGAAAAGCTGCAATACGGGCAGACTGAAACCAAAAGGGCGATTACCAATATCGTCAACACCATTGTCCGCCAGTACAATTTCACGTCTTTAACAGAATTCAACGCGGTATTAAAACAATACAATGTCATAGCTGACCGGGGCTATGAGCACACACGGATGTATCAGGGTAAAGGCTTAGTATATAGTGCTGTCGATGATCAGGGAAAAAAACTCGGTGTATCGATCAAGGCCAGTGCCATTTATAATAAGCCTACCTTAAATAACCTGGAAAAGCGATTCCTGAAAAATGAACAAGGGCGCAAATTGTACAAAGAAATGCTTAAAGAACGCATTGATAAAGTATTAAACAGCTCTCCAAAGTTAAGCAGGAATGACCTGGAGCATCTATTAAAGAACGAAAACATCAAAGTTCTGTTCCGGGAAAATCAGCAGGGCAAGATTTATGGTATCACTTATATCGATCAATATAAAAAATCGGTATTCAATGGCAGCGACTTGGGGAAAGCCTATGCAGCTAATGCGATCACCGAACGACTCGTTACCATTGATCAATTGAAACATCAACAAGTGATGCAGAACCAAAATCGACAAACTCAGTTAACCGGACCAATCACTCAACAGGGCGAACACACTAACCTTAATCAGCGAATATTGGAGGATTTACTGCAATCCCGGCGGCTCGATAACTACGTCCCCGGGCAGTTGCCTAAAAAGCAGAAGCGCAAAAAGAAAAGGGGACAACAACAAAGATTTTAA
- a CDS encoding glycosyltransferase family 4 protein — MKILFATGRSLYPFFRGGDGTTAAQMLSGLKRYGLECKAVGKLDPELGRKTLKEIESNLKLHDHPYTKSVNEIVFETEFDNHLIKSDFFENYLSRIIRDYTPDFVITQQEDSEKIIRLVKKYAIRCILYIHDCAIENFKSLEESPGYIFYNSSFVSDYFKARYNIPSQVIYPVVDEVIYKSNKVNPVYVTMVNPTVEKGSDILLECCQKLPSIPFQVVNGWRSDSSLLTRLQNVKILPFGTEMKRVYAETKFVIAPSQWDEPFCRIPVEAGLCHVPTIASAIGGLFESVSNGGILIKKHTDKERWLKEISDLYHNRRRIDILGNLAEINSQKFRLKAIIPQIIDRLALLNSNEKQHE; from the coding sequence ATGAAAATCCTTTTTGCTACCGGTAGATCGTTATATCCATTTTTTCGTGGAGGGGATGGAACAACTGCGGCCCAAATGTTGTCGGGACTAAAAAGATATGGACTTGAATGCAAAGCTGTCGGTAAATTAGATCCTGAATTAGGCAGAAAAACACTTAAAGAAATTGAATCCAACTTAAAATTACACGACCATCCATACACGAAATCTGTCAACGAGATAGTTTTCGAAACGGAATTTGATAATCATTTGATAAAATCTGATTTCTTCGAAAATTATCTAAGCAGAATAATTAGAGATTACACGCCTGACTTTGTTATAACACAACAAGAAGATTCTGAAAAAATAATACGACTTGTAAAAAAATATGCGATTAGGTGCATCTTATATATTCATGATTGCGCAATTGAAAATTTTAAGTCTTTAGAGGAAAGTCCGGGATACATTTTCTACAATTCCAGCTTTGTATCTGACTATTTTAAAGCCCGCTATAACATTCCTTCACAAGTGATCTATCCGGTGGTAGATGAAGTTATTTACAAATCTAACAAGGTTAATCCAGTGTACGTGACTATGGTTAATCCTACGGTTGAAAAAGGCTCGGATATACTCTTGGAATGTTGTCAAAAACTCCCTTCGATACCTTTTCAAGTGGTCAACGGGTGGCGAAGCGATAGTAGTTTATTAACTAGGCTTCAAAATGTCAAAATTTTGCCTTTTGGTACAGAAATGAAGAGGGTATATGCTGAAACAAAATTTGTGATTGCACCTTCACAATGGGATGAACCTTTCTGTAGAATACCCGTGGAGGCAGGATTATGTCATGTACCAACAATCGCCAGCGCAATTGGGGGGCTATTTGAGTCTGTATCCAACGGAGGAATCTTAATTAAAAAACATACAGATAAAGAAAGATGGCTTAAAGAAATTTCTGATCTATACCACAATAGACGGAGAATTGATATATTAGGAAATCTCGCTGAAATTAACTCACAGAAATTTAGGCTCAAAGCGATTATACCTCAAATAATAGATCGATTAGCCTTATTGAATTCAAATGAGAAACAGCATGAATAA
- a CDS encoding helix-turn-helix domain-containing protein — protein MSATEHKQKLGGHTQLFGEQLVTLKDLDNFKNDLLSEVKRTIRESAGQPTKRWLKTNEVRKILGISITTLLTLRINGVLPYSKIGGVLYFDYDDILKVMEERKVNHGHAVR, from the coding sequence ATGAGTGCAACAGAACATAAACAAAAACTCGGCGGCCACACACAATTATTCGGCGAACAGTTAGTTACCCTCAAAGACCTCGACAATTTTAAAAACGACCTGCTATCCGAAGTCAAAAGGACAATCAGAGAAAGCGCTGGCCAGCCAACCAAACGCTGGCTCAAAACCAACGAAGTCAGGAAGATCCTTGGCATATCAATCACCACGTTATTGACTTTGCGCATCAATGGCGTCCTGCCCTATTCCAAAATCGGCGGGGTGCTTTATTTCGACTATGATGATATCCTGAAGGTAATGGAAGAGCGCAAGGTTAATCATGGTCATGCAGTACGCTAA
- a CDS encoding RNA polymerase sigma factor yields MEPKATYSPEAEPQLLLQAAQGGREAYAVLYQYYLPRLYKYLYGIIRSKEETEEILQDIFLKLWEKKEDLSTVKTLNSYLFRIARNKLMNHYDHQKVRQKAADYIGQQDETSGCTAEDQYIYKQYNEVVQKALSSLPPKRRQVFEMSTQQDLSYDQIAEELNISKSMVKKQFYAANSYVKEYLQLHAGLTTSIAIAAGALFIK; encoded by the coding sequence ATGGAACCGAAGGCTACATATTCCCCCGAGGCAGAGCCTCAACTGCTACTACAAGCTGCCCAGGGCGGCAGGGAAGCCTATGCAGTGCTTTACCAATACTATCTTCCCCGACTATATAAATATCTTTATGGGATTATCCGCTCAAAAGAAGAAACTGAGGAGATTCTTCAAGATATCTTTTTAAAGCTTTGGGAAAAGAAAGAGGATCTTTCTACCGTCAAAACGCTTAACAGTTACCTGTTCCGCATTGCCCGCAACAAGCTGATGAATCACTATGACCATCAAAAGGTCAGGCAAAAAGCCGCCGATTATATCGGGCAACAAGATGAGACAAGTGGCTGCACTGCGGAAGATCAGTATATTTACAAGCAATACAATGAGGTCGTTCAAAAAGCCCTCAGCTCCCTTCCACCCAAACGCCGCCAGGTATTTGAAATGAGTACACAACAGGACCTCTCCTATGATCAGATTGCTGAAGAATTGAATATTTCCAAGTCAATGGTCAAAAAGCAGTTTTATGCGGCTAATTCCTATGTCAAGGAATACCTGCAATTACATGCGGGTCTAACCACTTCTATCGCCATTGCCGCAGGCGCATTATTCATCAAATAA
- a CDS encoding glycosyltransferase family A protein — protein MYPDLTCHPQYFYAQNPETFKRARLSYYTSKKKIDQSFVRKLFLDEYRSRFLDQYFHKLNLEKLKNIKADIIIITATFNRAHTIEKLFLSIINQKFPGNICWIIIDNGSTDATAQLLASYQTDLNIIYLKYSAPFGYASPSRNRGLAFAYAFLKKQTGLKYYWVIDSDDYIHNEYVLKNLYTISRRHRSVITHGFAVTNYEDNNGIIITQNTIPREINSAFPMVPTLKDEFETGPQNLAAIVDCNFLPYFYYPDEFTMEDDALNQRIMAYCFKRKLKIIALDTPCLVKTFHLNSMSGSNNTIGNQDLMMGVGPMTVKGVRAQVVIGLLHLRDYFTRQSV, from the coding sequence GTGTACCCTGACCTGACTTGTCATCCTCAATATTTCTATGCCCAAAACCCGGAGACATTTAAGCGGGCTAGATTAAGCTATTACACCAGCAAAAAAAAAATAGATCAAAGTTTCGTCCGAAAATTATTCCTTGATGAATACAGATCGCGTTTTCTGGATCAGTATTTTCATAAACTGAATTTAGAAAAACTAAAGAATATAAAAGCTGATATTATAATAATTACCGCCACTTTTAACCGTGCCCATACAATTGAAAAACTATTTTTAAGTATTATAAATCAAAAATTTCCTGGTAATATTTGTTGGATCATTATTGACAATGGGTCAACGGACGCCACGGCCCAACTATTAGCGAGTTATCAAACAGATTTAAATATAATCTATTTAAAATATTCTGCGCCTTTTGGATACGCCTCTCCCAGCAGGAACCGGGGTCTTGCCTTTGCTTACGCATTTCTAAAAAAGCAAACGGGATTAAAATATTATTGGGTAATTGACTCGGATGATTATATTCATAATGAGTATGTTTTAAAAAATCTCTATACTATTTCGAGAAGGCATAGGTCTGTAATTACCCATGGATTTGCGGTTACAAATTACGAAGACAACAATGGGATAATAATAACTCAAAATACTATTCCCAGAGAAATCAATAGCGCTTTTCCGATGGTACCTACATTAAAGGATGAATTTGAAACAGGCCCGCAAAATTTGGCAGCAATTGTCGATTGCAACTTTCTACCCTATTTTTATTACCCTGATGAGTTTACAATGGAGGATGACGCGTTAAACCAAAGGATAATGGCTTATTGCTTTAAGCGTAAATTAAAGATCATCGCTTTGGACACGCCGTGTTTAGTGAAAACATTTCATTTGAACAGTATGTCCGGCTCTAATAATACCATCGGCAACCAAGATCTGATGATGGGCGTCGGTCCAATGACTGTTAAAGGTGTACGGGCGCAAGTTGTTATTGGACTTTTGCACCTCCGGGATTATTTTACGAGACAATCTGTATGA
- the mobC gene encoding plasmid mobilization relaxosome protein MobC, with translation MGRKKAAKPNEMLTEIIMLRVTKATYDKLENIRSKSDCRTIPEVARRIINLEKIIFFNKDASMDAPMEILISIQKELKAIGVNINQVTRNFNSMTGERQRWYQIKRAAQYYSQVDTKVSLLLTMISQLAKKWLQK, from the coding sequence ATGGGTAGGAAGAAAGCAGCTAAGCCGAACGAAATGCTGACCGAAATCATCATGCTCAGGGTGACAAAAGCCACTTACGATAAGCTCGAAAATATCAGGTCAAAAAGCGATTGCCGGACCATTCCCGAGGTAGCTCGTAGGATCATCAACCTGGAGAAGATCATCTTTTTTAACAAGGATGCTTCGATGGATGCGCCCATGGAAATCCTGATCAGCATACAAAAAGAACTGAAAGCCATAGGCGTCAACATCAATCAGGTCACCCGGAATTTTAATAGCATGACCGGCGAACGGCAGCGCTGGTACCAGATCAAACGCGCCGCACAATATTACAGCCAGGTGGATACCAAAGTCAGCCTGCTTTTAACCATGATCTCCCAACTCGCGAAAAAATGGTTGCAAAAATAA
- the mobC gene encoding conjugal transfer protein MobC — protein sequence MQTGENEHGLRRIIDFTRLLSLLILVIHFYLTCYAAFQGWHLTAQLADHIIESFIKMSVFKNGTTTKTISLALLAVSLVGTRGRKEEKIKLSNAVAYIGLGLLLFFGSWLLLMLRGTVTFRAVIYISVTGLGYVLMLTGGTLISRLLKFKFKQDVFNKVNETFPQEERLLENEYSINLPARYSLKGKIRKSWINIINPFRGTEVLGTPGAGKTYFVIRHVISQHIRKGFSMFIYDFKYPDLTRIAYNTLLNHPKGYQIRPQFYVINFDDLSRSHRCNPLDPSTMEDITDAMEAARTIMMGLNREWIRKQGDFFVESPIIYVTAMIWYLKKYKGGKYCTLPHVVELMQVEYAKLFAVLKKEREIDALINPFISAYENDAMDQLEGQISGAGIAMAKLASPQLYYILSGNDFTLDLNNPQEPKLISLGNNPQKQQVYGAVLSLYITKMIKLVNKPGQLKSSLIFDEFPTIYFNGIDTLMATARSNKVATTLAVQDYSQLKRDYGKEQADVVMNLPGNIISGQVAGETAKALSESFGRIIQDRQSTSINSSDTSVNYSGQLDAAIPLSTIASLSSGEFVGIVADNPDQKITLKAFHVEIVNDHEAIQKEEAKYRDLPVLRSVTHDMVWANYLRIKMNIEGLILEELKLA from the coding sequence ATGCAAACCGGTGAAAACGAACATGGCCTGCGGCGCATTATTGATTTTACCAGGCTGTTAAGCCTGCTCATATTGGTGATACATTTTTATCTGACATGTTACGCCGCATTTCAGGGATGGCATTTAACTGCCCAGCTGGCGGATCATATTATAGAAAGTTTTATTAAGATGTCCGTTTTTAAAAATGGCACGACAACCAAAACGATATCGTTGGCCTTGTTAGCAGTGTCATTGGTCGGCACCAGGGGGCGGAAGGAAGAAAAGATCAAGTTGAGCAATGCAGTGGCTTACATCGGCCTGGGATTATTGCTATTCTTTGGCAGTTGGCTTTTGCTTATGCTGCGAGGTACTGTCACATTTCGGGCTGTCATTTACATATCTGTTACCGGCCTGGGTTATGTCCTGATGCTCACAGGCGGCACGCTCATTTCGCGATTGCTGAAATTCAAATTTAAACAGGATGTTTTCAATAAAGTGAACGAGACCTTCCCGCAGGAAGAAAGGCTGCTTGAAAATGAGTATTCGATTAACCTGCCGGCACGATACAGCTTAAAAGGGAAAATCCGCAAAAGCTGGATCAATATCATCAACCCGTTCAGGGGTACAGAAGTTTTGGGCACGCCGGGCGCGGGGAAAACCTATTTTGTGATCCGGCATGTCATCAGTCAGCATATCCGCAAGGGATTCAGCATGTTCATTTATGATTTTAAATACCCCGACCTGACCAGGATCGCTTATAACACCCTGTTGAATCACCCGAAAGGTTATCAGATCAGACCGCAATTTTACGTCATCAATTTTGACGACCTCTCCCGTTCACACCGCTGCAATCCACTGGACCCAAGTACAATGGAAGATATTACGGATGCCATGGAAGCCGCCAGGACGATCATGATGGGCTTGAACCGGGAGTGGATACGCAAACAAGGTGACTTTTTCGTGGAGTCACCGATCATTTATGTCACTGCGATGATCTGGTATTTAAAAAAGTATAAGGGCGGTAAATATTGCACGCTACCGCATGTGGTGGAGCTGATGCAGGTGGAATATGCCAAGTTGTTCGCAGTATTGAAAAAGGAAAGAGAGATTGACGCGCTCATCAACCCTTTTATTTCCGCTTACGAGAACGACGCGATGGATCAACTGGAAGGACAGATTTCAGGCGCAGGCATCGCGATGGCCAAATTAGCATCGCCGCAATTGTACTATATATTGTCTGGCAACGATTTTACATTGGACCTGAATAACCCGCAAGAACCCAAATTGATTAGTCTGGGGAATAACCCGCAAAAGCAACAGGTCTATGGCGCGGTACTTTCGCTTTATATTACCAAAATGATTAAGCTGGTCAATAAACCGGGTCAGCTAAAATCCAGTCTGATCTTCGACGAGTTTCCGACGATCTATTTTAACGGCATTGATACGCTGATGGCAACGGCGCGTTCCAATAAAGTGGCGACCACTTTAGCGGTGCAGGATTACAGCCAGCTAAAACGCGACTATGGCAAAGAGCAGGCTGATGTGGTCATGAATTTACCCGGTAATATTATCAGCGGGCAGGTTGCCGGCGAAACCGCCAAGGCATTATCCGAGAGTTTCGGCAGGATCATACAGGACCGGCAAAGCACATCTATCAACAGCAGCGACACGTCAGTGAATTATTCGGGGCAACTGGATGCGGCTATACCTCTATCGACAATTGCTTCCTTATCATCAGGAGAGTTTGTCGGAATCGTGGCGGATAATCCTGATCAGAAAATCACCTTAAAGGCTTTTCACGTGGAAATCGTTAACGATCATGAAGCTATCCAAAAAGAAGAAGCGAAGTATCGGGATTTACCAGTATTGAGATCTGTGACCCATGATATGGTATGGGCTAATTATTTAAGAATCAAAATGAATATTGAGGGATTGATTTTGGAGGAATTGAAATTAGCCTAG
- a CDS encoding FecR family protein: MNEQEIREFLEKLASGNYTNEEYQAFVHWAEHCSREEYEQMIGHWEQLANAAELYDDIDPALIASIERGLDQIDERKDEQIVPLYPDKKIRLWPRIAAAASIILAISVGGYFVLHKKQAPEQLTKAEAVNIKPGSQKAILKLADGKQIALNEAPVGTLAKQDGATVIKAADGQVIYNGQNSATPTNDTYNTITTQRGGYYPLKMADGTVAILDAASSIKYPVTFNGKERIVEITGQVYFEVAHDAGKPFKVMVKGQTIEDIGTEFNINAYDDEMYISTTLVNGSVRVMRQQKSIVLVPGQEALVDIKKNTLDVRTADVEDIIAWKKGQTSFKNGDIHEIMREVSRWYDVDVQYQGDIPDRKFMGGISRNANLSDLLKILEFNNIHFTVEGKKITIKP; this comes from the coding sequence ATGAACGAGCAGGAAATCCGGGAATTTTTAGAAAAACTGGCTTCAGGTAATTATACCAATGAAGAATACCAGGCTTTTGTTCATTGGGCGGAGCATTGCAGCCGGGAAGAATACGAGCAGATGATTGGTCATTGGGAACAGTTAGCTAACGCGGCCGAACTTTACGATGATATTGATCCTGCTTTAATTGCCAGCATCGAGCGCGGCCTTGACCAAATCGATGAAAGAAAAGACGAGCAGATCGTTCCGTTATATCCTGACAAGAAAATTCGCCTGTGGCCACGCATCGCCGCTGCTGCGTCCATTATTCTTGCTATATCCGTGGGAGGCTATTTCGTTTTGCACAAAAAACAAGCCCCTGAACAGCTTACAAAGGCAGAAGCGGTAAATATCAAACCCGGAAGTCAAAAGGCTATACTTAAGCTGGCGGACGGCAAACAAATTGCATTGAATGAAGCACCTGTTGGCACGTTAGCCAAGCAAGACGGTGCAACGGTTATTAAAGCCGCAGACGGTCAGGTTATTTACAACGGCCAAAACTCGGCGACCCCAACCAACGACACCTATAATACCATCACAACCCAAAGGGGCGGCTATTACCCATTGAAGATGGCTGATGGAACTGTTGCCATTCTGGACGCCGCTTCCTCTATAAAATACCCGGTGACTTTTAATGGTAAGGAAAGAATCGTCGAGATTACCGGGCAGGTCTATTTCGAGGTTGCACATGATGCCGGTAAGCCGTTTAAGGTTATGGTTAAAGGCCAGACAATAGAAGACATCGGAACTGAATTTAACATCAATGCCTATGACGATGAGATGTATATCAGCACAACCCTGGTCAATGGTAGTGTTAGGGTCATGCGGCAACAGAAGTCCATTGTACTCGTTCCAGGCCAAGAGGCTTTGGTAGATATAAAGAAAAACACACTGGATGTTCGAACAGCGGATGTTGAAGACATTATAGCCTGGAAAAAAGGGCAAACGTCCTTCAAAAATGGCGATATACATGAGATCATGCGCGAGGTTTCACGTTGGTATGACGTAGATGTTCAATACCAGGGCGATATACCCGATCGGAAATTTATGGGCGGTATTTCAAGAAATGCTAACCTCTCTGATTTACTGAAAATATTGGAATTTAATAACATCCATTTTACGGTGGAAGGCAAGAAAATAACGATAAAACCTTAA
- a CDS encoding NAD-dependent epimerase/dehydratase family protein, with the protein MSNFASRSSDISNSSFLITGGAGFIGSNIVRYLINNNAGMVRVLDNFSTGYIQNINDFIKLPNFELITGDIRNLNICKKAIANIDYVSHNAALGSVPRSFKNPIKTTSVNVNGFLNILLTANDARVKKLVYASSSSVYGNCKSRNNFENVIDKQISPYALTKYIDELYAELVADISEFAAIGLRYFNVFGPYQNNRGIYVTVIPQFINAALANKRPIVYGNGGISRDFTYIENVVQANIKGLLSGENVKHEVLNIACGESTTLNELWQIVKNINNAGTSPIYKAARKGDIEHNHASIEKASILIGYKPDIFIKEGLVITNDWFRLNRNWGKK; encoded by the coding sequence ATGAGCAATTTTGCCTCTCGTTCGTCGGATATTAGTAATAGTAGCTTTTTAATAACCGGAGGTGCTGGTTTCATCGGTTCAAATATTGTCAGGTATCTTATAAATAATAATGCGGGAATGGTCAGGGTTTTGGACAATTTCAGTACGGGTTATATCCAAAATATCAATGACTTTATCAAACTGCCAAATTTCGAATTAATAACTGGCGATATAAGGAATTTGAACATTTGTAAAAAAGCCATCGCAAATATTGACTATGTTTCGCATAATGCTGCACTAGGGTCTGTGCCGAGATCCTTTAAAAATCCAATCAAAACTACCTCAGTAAACGTGAACGGATTTTTAAATATACTGCTCACAGCTAATGATGCGCGCGTAAAAAAACTGGTTTATGCTTCGAGTTCAAGTGTTTATGGGAACTGTAAATCACGTAACAATTTTGAAAATGTTATCGATAAGCAAATATCGCCTTACGCATTAACAAAATATATTGACGAATTGTACGCTGAATTAGTCGCAGATATTTCTGAATTTGCTGCGATAGGTTTAAGATATTTTAATGTATTTGGCCCATATCAAAATAATCGAGGCATATATGTTACGGTAATCCCGCAGTTTATAAATGCAGCATTGGCTAATAAAAGGCCTATTGTTTATGGCAACGGAGGAATAAGCCGAGATTTTACATACATTGAAAATGTTGTTCAAGCAAATATTAAAGGTTTATTGAGTGGAGAGAATGTAAAACATGAAGTTTTGAATATAGCTTGCGGAGAGAGTACTACCCTAAATGAACTGTGGCAAATTGTGAAAAACATCAATAATGCCGGAACGAGTCCCATTTACAAAGCTGCAAGAAAAGGGGATATTGAACACAACCATGCAAGTATTGAAAAAGCGAGTATATTGATTGGATACAAGCCCGATATTTTTATAAAAGAAGGCTTAGTTATAACAAATGACTGGTTTAGGCTTAATCGTAATTGGGGCAAAAAATAG